One window of Alkaliphilus metalliredigens QYMF genomic DNA carries:
- a CDS encoding DUF3006 domain-containing protein: MKVIIDRFEGKYVVVELLDQTMVDMPIQLVPLNAKEGDVLEIKVDSEETKRRKARITKLMDELWDK; the protein is encoded by the coding sequence ATGAAAGTGATTATAGATCGTTTTGAAGGAAAATACGTTGTTGTGGAGCTTTTGGATCAAACAATGGTAGATATGCCTATTCAATTAGTTCCCTTAAATGCAAAAGAAGGGGATGTACTTGAAATAAAAGTAGATTCAGAAGAAACCAAAAGAAGAAAAGCAAGGATTACAAAGCTTATGGATGAACTATGGGATAAATAG